Proteins from one Candidatus Omnitrophota bacterium genomic window:
- a CDS encoding GxxExxY protein, protein MAENKYEFNDGTPEIISAALEVHKAIGPGFLEVVYQRALFYEMKLRNIEFTREAEIDIIYKGKKVGKKRVDFYVGDCLIEIKAKAALEDIDFMEILSYLRASNKKIAQLLNFGGKKLEIKRIVN, encoded by the coding sequence ATGGCTGAAAACAAATATGAATTTAATGATGGCACTCCAGAAATCATATCCGCTGCTTTGGAAGTGCACAAAGCAATTGGTCCCGGATTTCTAGAAGTAGTTTATCAACGGGCGCTTTTTTATGAAATGAAACTACGGAACATCGAATTCACCCGTGAGGCGGAAATCGATATTATCTATAAAGGAAAAAAAGTCGGCAAAAAGCGCGTGGATTTCTATGTTGGCGATTGTTTGATTGAAATAAAAGCCAAAGCGGCATTAGAGGACATTGATTTTATGGAAATCCTTTCTTACTTGCGCGCCAGCAATAAGAAAATAGCCCAGCTTCTCAACTTTGGAGGAAAGAAGCTGGAAATTAAAAGAATTGTGAATTGA
- a CDS encoding NifB/NifX family molybdenum-iron cluster-binding protein, whose translation MRFAVASDDGKIIAAHTGRCRSFVVFDVVEDAVKRVEVRQNIHTAHALGLCADGAERSHDSHSHSHDGLLRALEDCQALISRGMGRRLVIDLLSRNIAPVFCKEDAVEEAASLYAKGKLLLSHTNSCSHL comes from the coding sequence ATGAGATTCGCCGTTGCTTCCGACGATGGAAAGATCATCGCCGCCCATACCGGCCGCTGCCGGAGTTTCGTCGTATTCGATGTTGTAGAGGATGCCGTAAAGCGGGTTGAGGTTCGGCAGAATATCCATACGGCTCATGCGTTGGGATTGTGCGCCGATGGCGCCGAACGCAGCCATGATTCCCACAGCCACAGCCATGACGGCCTTTTAAGAGCGCTGGAGGATTGCCAGGCATTGATTAGCCGGGGAATGGGCAGGCGGTTGGTTATCGACTTGTTGTCGCGCAACATCGCGCCGGTATTCTGCAAAGAGGACGCCGTGGAAGAAGCGGCAAGCCTTTACGCAAAAGGGAAATTGCTATTAAGCCATACGAACTCGTGTTCGCATCTGTGA
- a CDS encoding DUF1080 domain-containing protein, protein MNRVPMREKILAASFALLVLAALLGVATCVTFSPRHLAFEEQIKAFVRESKPGSEMQIFNGHDLSGWAVHGLGSWTVADGVLTVRRGLGYLATRCEDFGDFVLTLDIRVSKNGNSGVFFHSPHARSLWPWPKGFESQVDNHDPKNPTGSLYNHVRARSLLSRDDEWFEMKIAAIGESISLAISGETVVEATFPAPMKSFIALQAHDPFSRVDFKNIRLRIPDETTRE, encoded by the coding sequence ATGAATCGCGTACCAATGAGGGAAAAAATACTCGCCGCATCGTTTGCCTTATTAGTGCTCGCGGCGCTTCTCGGCGTTGCGACGTGCGTTACGTTTTCCCCGCGCCATCTTGCTTTCGAAGAGCAAATAAAGGCGTTCGTCCGGGAAAGCAAGCCGGGGTCCGAAATGCAGATATTCAACGGACATGATTTATCGGGATGGGCCGTTCATGGCTTGGGAAGTTGGACGGTGGCGGACGGCGTCCTCACCGTGCGGCGCGGATTGGGCTATCTGGCGACGCGCTGCGAGGATTTTGGGGATTTCGTTTTGACGCTCGATATTCGCGTAAGCAAAAACGGCAACAGCGGCGTCTTCTTTCATTCGCCCCATGCGCGCAGCCTATGGCCCTGGCCTAAAGGATTCGAATCCCAGGTCGATAATCACGATCCCAAAAATCCCACCGGCAGTTTATACAACCACGTCCGCGCACGGAGTCTTCTTTCTCGCGACGATGAATGGTTCGAAATGAAAATTGCCGCCATCGGAGAAAGTATTTCTCTTGCCATTAGCGGCGAGACCGTCGTAGAGGCGACTTTTCCCGCTCCTATGAAAAGTTTTATCGCCCTCCAAGCTCACGATCCCTTCAGCCGCGTCGATTTCAAAAACATCCGCCTCCGCATTCCCGATGAAACCACACGGGAATAA
- a CDS encoding C-GCAxxG-C-C family (seleno)protein gives MKREKAMQLFHGVEKYNCAQAILIAFREEYGVAQEQIDASAALGRGKADEGRCGALHAGRALLDDASSAQNLENQFAAAAGSAKCREIRKLKRISCMECVGVAADLIEKIRK, from the coding sequence ATGAAGCGAGAGAAGGCTATGCAGCTTTTCCATGGCGTTGAAAAATACAACTGCGCCCAAGCGATTTTGATCGCTTTTCGGGAAGAATACGGCGTGGCGCAGGAACAGATCGACGCCTCCGCCGCCTTGGGCCGCGGAAAAGCGGACGAAGGACGCTGCGGCGCCTTGCATGCAGGGCGGGCGCTGCTGGACGATGCGTCAAGCGCGCAAAATCTGGAAAACCAATTCGCGGCGGCGGCCGGGTCGGCGAAATGCCGCGAAATCCGAAAACTCAAACGAATATCCTGCATGGAATGCGTTGGCGTCGCCGCCGACCTGATCGAAAAAATCCGCAAGTGA
- a CDS encoding formylglycine-generating enzyme family protein: MRIKALFLAGGSGKNYGIDEAYRPLRVEANRPRCVERGGGRNFGRCRDISLPNPTEGTKLMETKMKIQEPPKSIVIPLPNLPEDAKPLEMVLIPAGTFMMGSPMREKDRYDDEGPQHQVTITKPFYMGKYEVIQAQWQAVMGGNPSHFKRNNLPVESVSWDKCQEFITKLNQLGKVTFRLPTEAEWEYACRAGTATRFYWGDDPDGMLIEEYAWYNGNSDRKTNEVGLKKPNSYDLYDMCGNVWEWCQDWYGSYDSETQYDPNSTNSGVYRVFRGGCWDSLSWYCRSAYRSGSGPGYWSDNLGFRTCLLYVELRRKEDREEDAIIPPKPKQGPKIEFPTQLKIQEPPKSIVIPLPNFPKCAKPLEMVLILAGTFMMGSPEMEKDRMDNEGPQHQVTITKPFYMGKYEVTQEQWQAVMGNNPSHFKGNNLPVERVSWDVCQTFIQKLNQMGQGTFRLPTEAEWEYACRAGTTTSFYWGDDTSYTQIVEYAWYPGNADSKTHAVGLKKPNAWGLYDMSGNVWEWCLDRFGDYSSDAQNDPTGANKGDYRVVRGGSWNDISRLCRSANRSRSWPDVGDSIIGFRIVFARS; this comes from the coding sequence TTGCGCATCAAGGCGTTATTCCTCGCCGGCGGAAGCGGAAAAAATTATGGGATTGATGAAGCATATCGGCCTCTACGGGTTGAAGCAAATCGCCCGCGGTGTGTTGAACGTGGCGGGGGGCGGAATTTTGGGCGATGTCGTGATATTTCTTTACCCAACCCAACCGAAGGAACAAAGCTGATGGAAACAAAGATGAAAATTCAAGAACCGCCCAAATCGATCGTAATTCCTTTACCTAATTTGCCTGAAGATGCAAAACCGTTGGAAATGGTTTTAATCCCGGCGGGGACGTTTATGATGGGCAGTCCAATGAGGGAAAAAGACCGGTACGATGATGAAGGACCTCAACATCAAGTGACGATTACAAAACCATTCTATATGGGAAAATATGAAGTAATACAGGCGCAGTGGCAGGCGGTGATGGGCGGCAATCCTTCGCATTTCAAAAGAAACAATCTTCCGGTGGAATCGGTATCATGGGATAAATGCCAAGAATTTATTACGAAATTAAACCAGCTGGGAAAAGTGACATTTCGGCTGCCGACAGAGGCGGAATGGGAATACGCATGTCGGGCGGGAACGGCGACGCGGTTTTATTGGGGGGATGATCCTGATGGAATGCTGATTGAAGAATACGCTTGGTATAATGGTAATTCAGACAGAAAAACCAATGAGGTGGGATTAAAGAAGCCAAACTCTTATGATTTATATGATATGTGTGGAAATGTTTGGGAGTGGTGCCAGGATTGGTATGGGAGTTATGATTCTGAGACGCAATATGATCCTAATAGTACAAATAGCGGCGTTTATAGGGTGTTCCGGGGCGGCTGTTGGGATAGCCTCTCCTGGTACTGCCGTTCTGCGTATCGCAGCGGGAGCGGACCCGGCTACTGGAGCGATAACCTCGGCTTCCGCACGTGCTTGTTATACGTTGAGTTGCGAAGAAAAGAGGATCGGGAAGAAGATGCAATCATCCCGCCGAAGCCAAAACAGGGGCCAAAAATCGAATTTCCAACACAACTGAAAATTCAAGAACCGCCCAAATCCATCGTAATTCCCTTGCCTAATTTTCCTAAATGTGCAAAACCGCTGGAGATGGTTTTGATTCTGGCGGGAACATTTATGATGGGCAGCCCGGAGATGGAAAAAGACCGAATGGATAATGAAGGACCGCAGCATCAAGTAACAATTACTAAACCATTCTATATGGGAAAATATGAAGTAACGCAGGAGCAGTGGCAGGCGGTGATGGGCAACAATCCTTCGCATTTCAAAGGAAACAATCTGCCGGTGGAACGAGTATCTTGGGATGTTTGCCAAACCTTCATCCAGAAGTTAAATCAAATGGGACAAGGGACGTTCCGCTTGCCCACGGAAGCGGAATGGGAATACGCCTGCCGAGCGGGAACGACGACGTCGTTTTATTGGGGAGACGATACCAGTTATACGCAAATCGTTGAATATGCATGGTATCCGGGTAATGCAGACTCAAAAACGCATGCTGTAGGCTTAAAGAAGCCGAATGCGTGGGGATTGTATGATATGAGCGGCAATGTGTGGGAGTGGTGCCTGGATCGGTTTGGGGATTATAGTTCAGATGCTCAAAATGATCCAACCGGGGCAAATAAAGGCGATTATAGAGTGGTCCGGGGCGGCAGCTGGAACGACATCTCTCGTCTCTGCCGTTCTGCCAACCGCAGCAGGAGCTGGCCCGATGTTGGGGATAGCATCATCGGCTTCCGGATTGTTTTTGCGCGGTCTTAA
- a CDS encoding DUF134 domain-containing protein, giving the protein MVRPKQCRLIAQHPNAVYYKPRGVPVRELEEEILSLDELEAMRLCDLEGLYHEAAAERMGISRATFGRIVEAARRKVTSALIHGKALCIEGGIVKMTNQRKFQCADCSHEWDAAFGTGRPDVCPKCGSANLHRMADEDSSGPAGGAGMGRGRGQGGGQGQGRGQGRGQGQGRGRGCGRQGGRGQGPKTQPSAPTTES; this is encoded by the coding sequence ATGGTTCGACCCAAACAATGCCGCTTGATCGCCCAGCATCCTAATGCCGTCTATTACAAGCCCCGAGGAGTTCCGGTTCGGGAATTGGAGGAGGAAATCCTATCCTTGGACGAACTCGAGGCGATGCGGCTTTGCGATTTGGAAGGATTGTACCACGAAGCGGCCGCCGAACGCATGGGAATATCCCGCGCTACGTTCGGCCGCATTGTCGAGGCGGCGCGCCGCAAGGTGACGTCCGCGTTAATTCACGGTAAGGCATTATGTATAGAAGGAGGTATCGTTAAAATGACGAACCAACGAAAATTTCAATGCGCCGATTGCTCCCACGAATGGGATGCCGCTTTCGGAACGGGCAGACCGGACGTTTGTCCTAAATGCGGCAGCGCCAATTTGCATCGCATGGCGGACGAGGACTCGTCCGGCCCGGCAGGCGGCGCCGGGATGGGAAGGGGCAGGGGACAAGGGGGCGGACAAGGACAGGGCCGGGGACAAGGCCGGGGGCAAGGACAAGGCCGTGGACGAGGCTGCGGACGCCAAGGCGGAAGAGGGCAAGGCCCAAAGACGCAGCCATCGGCGCCAACGACGGAATCATGA